The Vicia villosa cultivar HV-30 ecotype Madison, WI unplaced genomic scaffold, Vvil1.0 ctg.000044F_1_1, whole genome shotgun sequence genome contains a region encoding:
- the LOC131622821 gene encoding uncharacterized protein LOC131622821, translated as MSISQDLYPSEDDLVYEEELLRNPFSLKLWWRYLIARTDSPFKKRCVIYERALKALPGSYKLWHAYLRERLEVVRSLPVTHPEFITLNNTFERALVTMHKMPRIWIMYLQTRTHQKLITTTRRTFDRALCALPVTQHDRIWEHYLFFVSQKGIPIETSLRVYRRYLQYDPNHIEDFIEFLINSSLWQEAAERLASVLNDDKFYSIKGKTKHRLWLELCDLLTRHANEVSGLNVDAIIRGGIRKFSDEVGRLWTSLAEYYIRRGLHEKARDVFEEGMSTVITVRDFSVIFDSYSQFEESMLAFKMEEMDSDEEDEENEDGANEKEEEEEEDEDVRFKYEDFEKNIFSGFWLNDKNDIDLRLARFDYLMDRRPELANSVLLRQNPHNVEQWHRRVKLFEGNPTKQILTYTEAVRTIDPMKAVGKPHTLWVAFAKLYEQHNDLANARVIFDKAVQVNYKTVDNLASIWCEWAELELKHKNFKGALELMRRATAEPSVEVKRKVAADGNQPVQMKLHKSLRLWTFYVDLEESLGDLESTRGVYERILDLRIATPQVIINYAYFLEEHKYFEDAFKVYERGVKIFKYPHVKDIWVTYLSKFVKRYGRTKLERARELFENAVETAPADQVKPLYLQYAKLEEDYGLAKRAMKVYDQATKAVPNNEKLSMYEIYISRAAEIFGVPKTREIYEQAIESGLPDKDVKAMCLKYAELERSLGEIERARGIYVFASKFADPRSDPDFWNKWHEFEVQHGNEDTFREMLRIKRSVSASYSQTHFILPEYLMQKDQTVNLDEAKDKLKEAGIPEDEMAALERQLAPAADKTATKERKVGFVSAGVESQSDRGIKSNANHEEIELPEENDSDDDDDDKIEIAQKDVPSAVFGGLIRKRDEIENDRDVDGNAKEKDNETRLGALERIKKLKRN; from the exons ATGTCGATTTCGCAGGATCTCTATCCATCTGAAGACGATTTGGTTTACGAAGAAGAGCTTCTTCGTAACCCTTTCAGTCTCAAGCTATGGTGGCGATACCTAATCGCTCGCACAGATTCGCCTTTCAAAAAGCGCTGTGTGATTTACGAAAGAGCACTCAAAGCTCTTCCTGGTAGCTACAAGCTCTGGCACGCTTACCTCCGTGAACGCCTCGAAGTCGTTCGTAGCCTCCCTGTCACTCACCCGGAGTTCATAACCCTCAACAACACCTTCGAACGTGCGCTTGTAACGATGCATAAGATGCCTCGGATTTGGATAATGTATCTTCAAACACGTACTCACCAGAAACTTATTACTACTACAAGAAGAACCTTTGATAGAGCACTCTGTGCACTTCCTGTTACTCAGCATGATCGAATCTGGGAGCATTATCTGTTCTTTGTTAGTCAAAAGGGTATACCGATTGAAACCTCTCTTAGGGTTTATCGTAGGTATTTGCAGTATGACCCTAATCATATTGAGGATTTTATTGAGTTTTTGATTAATTCTAGTCTTTGGCAAGAGGCTGCGGAGAGGTTGGCTTCGGTGTTGAATGATGATAAGTTTTATTCTATTAAGGGTAAGACAAAGCATAGGCTTTGGTTGGAGTTGTGTGATTTGTTGACTAGGCATGCGAATGAAGTGTCTGGGTTGAATGTGGACGCGATTATTAGGGGTGGGATTAGGAAATTCTCGGATGAGGTTGGTCGATTGTGGACCTCGCTTGCTGAGTATTATATTAGGAGGGGTTTGCATGAGAAGGCTAGGGATGTGTTTGAAGAGGGTATGTCTACTGTCATTACTGTGAGGGATTTTAGTGTCATATTTGATTCCTACTCCCAATTTGAAGAGAGTATGCTTGCTTTTAAAATGGAAGAAATGGATAgtgacgaagaagatgaagaaaatgaagatggGGCGAATGagaaggaagaggaagaggaggagGATGAAGATGTTCGTTTCAAATATGAAGACTTTGAGAAGAATATTTTTAGTGGCTTTTGGCTGAATGACAAAAATGACATTGACTTGAGATTGGCTCGGTTTGACTATCTCATGGATAGGAGGCCTGAATTGGCGAATAGTGTACTTCTGCGGCAAAATCCTCATAATGTAGAACAATGGCACCGGAGGGTGAAGCTTTTTGAGGGTAACCCCACTAAGCAAATTCTCACCTACACGGAGGCTGTGAGGACCATTGATCCTATGAAGGCGGTGGGAAAACCTCATACGTTATGGGTTGCCTTCGCGAAGCTTTACGAACAGCACAATGATCTGGCCAATGCTCGGGTTATTTTTGATAAGGCAGTGCAGGTAAACTACAAAACTGTGGATAATTTGGCTAGTATCTGGTGTGAGTGGGCTGAATTAGAGTTGAAGCACAAGAATTTCAAAGGAGCACTTGAGCTTATGAGGCGAGCAACTGCAGAGCCATCAGTTGAGGTGAAACGAAAAG TGGCGGCTGATGGGAATCAACCGGTTCAGATGAAACTTCATAAATCTTTGAGATTGTGGACCTTCTATGTTGATCTGGAGGAAAGTCTAGGTGATTTGGAGTCTACTCGGGGAGTTTATGAACGAATTTTGGATTTACGAATAGCCACACCacaagtaataatcaattatGCATACTTTCTGGAG GAGCACAAATACTTTGAAGATGCATTTAAGGTTTATGAAAGAGGAGTGAAGATATTTAAGTATCCACATGTTAAGGATATTTGGGTTACATATCTGTCTAAATTTGTGAAGAGATATGGAAGGACAAAATTGGAGAGAGCAAGAGAGCTGTTTGAGAATGCGGTTGAAACG GCGCCGGCTGATCAAGTGAAGCCTCTCTATCTGCAGTATGCTAAGCTGGAGGAGGATTATGGACTAGCAAAGCGAGCTATGAAGGTTTATGATCAAGCTACGAAAGCTGTTCCCAACAATGAGAAGTTGAGCATGTATGAAATATACATTTCTCGTGCAGCTGAGATATTTGGCGTACCCAAAACACGAGAGATCTATGAGCAGGCAATTGAATCTGGTCTTCCAGATAAGGATGTCAAAGCTATGTGTTTGAAGTATGCTGAGCTGGAAAGAAGTTTGGGAGAAATTGAACGTGCCCGTGGTATATATGTTTTTGCTTCAAAATTTGCTGATCCACGATCGGATCCAGACTTCTGGAATAAATGGCATGAATTTGAGGTTCAGCATGGAAATGAGGATACATTTAGAGAAATGCTTCGAATTAAACGGAGTGTGTCTGCAAGCTACAGCcag ACACATTTTATACTGCCCGAGTATCTGATGCAGAAGGATCAAACTGTGAATCTTGATGAAGCCAAAGACAAACTTAAAGAGGCCGGGATCCCTGAGGATGAAATGGCTGCTTTAGAAAGGCAATTAGCCCCAGCTGCTGACAAAACAGCGACAAAAGAGAGAAAGGTTGGGTTTGTAAGTGCTGGAGTGGAGTCACAGTCCGACAGAGGGATAAAATCTAATGCAAACCATGAGGAAATTGAGTTACCAGAAGAAAATGACTCTGACGACGACGATGATGATAAGATTGAGATTGCTCAGAAAGATGTCCCCTCTGCTGTTTTTGGTGGTTTGATTAGAAAGAGAGACGAGATTGAAAATGATAGAGACGTAGATGGTAATGCTAAAGAAAAGGATAATGAAACCCGGCTTGGTGCTCTTGAGAGAATTAAGAAGCTGAAACGGAACTAA